In the Bordetella genomosp. 10 genome, one interval contains:
- the uvrA gene encoding excinuclease ABC subunit UvrA, whose protein sequence is MTSEIRIVGARQNNLKNLDVTFATGELVVVTGVSGSGKSSLAFDTLYAEGQRRYVETFSPYARQFLDRMDKPQVDRIEGILPAIAIDQTNPVRSSRSTVGTMTELNDHLKLLFARGARLFCRGCGRPVRRDTAESIRQSLAERSAEAGDPRLVVTFPIKVPANFTEDEVRGFLEQQGYTRVHAQEGEAAAPGPAPAAAGKGSARKAKDDKHAPVAQRVLHVVQDRFRFSSAESDRVMEALDTALRMGAGHLAVHVLDDDGGDAQVWKYSDRLHCADCDIEYADPLPSSFSFNSPLGACEACRGFGRVIGIDFGLVIPDENKTLLEGAIKPWQTASYKECQDDLQKYAPRAGVPLSVPWKSLTPEQQAWVLHGDPEFKGGSQAWKTQWYGVQRFFAWLETKAYKMHVRVLLSKYRSYTPCPTCHGSRLKPDALLWRVGTKEEADAVMPPEDGRYRRFKPVQANWSDELLYLLDGLSIHDVMLLPIERVRAFFDKLRYHGVLDAATDLLLTEVRARLKFLCDVGLGYLTLDRQSRTLSGGEVQRINLTTALGTSLVNTLFVLDEPSIGLHPRDMHRVVEVMHRLRDAGNTLVVVEHDPQVMVAADRIIDIGPGPGERGGSIVFDGTPAQLRAAPTLTGDYLGGRLRVEAPRPMPVAANTPRLLLEGVNAHNLKNVSVEIPLGRLVCVTGVSGSGKSTLVQDVLYPALLKLKGKPSEAPGAFGRLLGAEQIADVVLVDQTPIGKTARSNPASYVGAFDAIRKLFAQAPLSKERAYTAGTFSFNSGDGRCPVCGGTGFEHVEMQFLSDVYLRCPDCDGKRFRAEVLQVRVEHLGKSASIDEVLEMTVSEALEFFKGLRDVQTGLAPLADVGLEYVRLGQPVPTLSGGEAQRLKLAGHLAEAARSGISTAKVAKKGSLFLFDEPTTGLHFDDVARLMRAFRKLLAAGHTLLVIEHNLDVIRAADWLLDLGPEGGDAGGLLVGAGTPRDLMDNPASHTGAALRDYEQAVLPAEATPVRAAAADAAAELAVEEPAVAYANGNGNGNGNGDGMPLQAALRRQAPMSIEIRNAREHNLKNVSVEIPRDKFTVITGVSGSGKSTLAFDILFNEGQRRYLESLNAYARAIVQPAGKPDVDAIFGIPPTVAIAQRTSRGGLKSTVATMTEIHHFLRLLYVKLGVQYSPDYNVPVQPQTPDQIVARILRERAGQRIGVLAPLVTARKGYYTDLAKWAGGKGHTHLRVDGVFTPVSPWPRLDRYKEHTIELPVADVLVDPANEAPLREAVRSALDYGQGALSVLWPLDALRDDPQATLEQAHFSTKRTCPISGVSFPELDPRMFSYNSKHGWCPTCFGAGVVMPEFDEEQTGEEAGWSERYAGEAVVCPTCHGQRLNRVALHVRWRDRSIAELAAMSVNEAHTFFTGLVVRGREAEIARDILAEIRSRLNFMKEVGLDYLALDRAAPTLSGGEAQRIRLAAQLGSNMQGVCYILDEPTIGLHPRDNRILLDALGRLEGNGNTLVVVEHDDDTIRRAAHIIDIGPGAGVRGGQVVAQGTADDLMKNERSVTGRYLAQPLRHPLQERRAVGKDTAFVEVRNAHLHNLRNVNARFPIGRLSVVTGVSGSGKSTLAREVLLDNLLQAVSQGAAPKWNGCTGINGWEALDRVLEVDQTPIGKTPRSCPGTYIGFWDDVRKQFAETKEARMRGWTAARFSFNTGDGRCPICEGQGMRTIEMNFLPDVKVPCDACNGARFNADTLSVQMRGKHAGEVLSMEVDDALEYFAAHPKVRRPLQLMQDVGLGYLTLGQPSPTLSGGEAQRIKLVAELSKARLTDGVITTGRASRIPHTLYVLDEPTVGLSMADVEKLIHVLHRLVEAGNTVVVIEHNLDVIAEADWLLDMGPEGGSGGGQLVAQGTPEDVMALRDKSHTGQVLAEFLRQ, encoded by the coding sequence ATGACATCCGAAATTCGCATCGTTGGCGCACGCCAGAACAATCTCAAGAACCTGGACGTAACGTTCGCCACCGGCGAACTCGTCGTCGTTACCGGCGTCTCGGGCTCGGGCAAAAGCTCCCTCGCCTTCGACACGCTCTATGCCGAAGGGCAGCGGCGCTACGTCGAGACCTTTTCCCCTTATGCGCGCCAGTTCCTGGACCGCATGGACAAACCCCAGGTCGACCGGATCGAAGGCATCCTTCCCGCCATCGCCATCGACCAGACCAACCCCGTGCGCAGCTCGCGCAGCACCGTCGGCACGATGACGGAGCTGAACGACCACCTCAAGCTGCTGTTCGCGCGCGGCGCCCGCCTGTTCTGCCGGGGCTGTGGCCGGCCGGTGCGGCGCGACACCGCCGAGTCGATCCGCCAGTCGCTGGCCGAACGCAGCGCCGAAGCGGGCGACCCGCGCCTGGTGGTGACGTTCCCCATCAAGGTGCCGGCGAACTTCACCGAGGACGAAGTCCGCGGCTTCCTGGAGCAACAGGGCTATACCCGCGTCCATGCCCAGGAAGGCGAGGCGGCCGCGCCCGGGCCGGCCCCGGCCGCCGCCGGCAAGGGATCGGCCAGGAAGGCCAAGGACGACAAGCATGCCCCGGTGGCGCAGCGCGTGCTGCACGTGGTGCAGGACCGCTTCCGCTTTTCCAGCGCGGAAAGCGACCGCGTCATGGAGGCGCTGGACACCGCGCTGCGCATGGGCGCCGGCCACCTGGCCGTGCACGTGCTGGACGACGACGGCGGCGACGCCCAGGTCTGGAAATACAGCGACCGCCTGCATTGCGCCGATTGCGACATCGAATACGCCGATCCGCTGCCCAGCTCCTTCTCCTTCAACTCGCCGCTGGGGGCCTGCGAGGCCTGCCGCGGCTTCGGCCGCGTGATCGGCATCGACTTCGGCCTGGTCATTCCCGACGAGAACAAGACCCTGCTGGAGGGCGCCATCAAGCCCTGGCAGACGGCCAGCTACAAGGAATGCCAGGACGACCTGCAGAAGTACGCGCCGCGCGCGGGCGTGCCCCTGTCCGTGCCCTGGAAGAGCCTGACGCCGGAACAGCAGGCGTGGGTCCTGCACGGCGACCCCGAATTCAAGGGCGGCAGCCAGGCCTGGAAGACCCAGTGGTACGGCGTGCAGCGCTTCTTCGCCTGGCTCGAGACCAAGGCCTACAAGATGCACGTGCGCGTGCTGCTGTCGAAATACCGCAGCTACACGCCCTGCCCCACCTGCCACGGCTCGCGCCTGAAGCCGGACGCCCTGCTGTGGCGCGTCGGCACCAAGGAGGAAGCGGACGCCGTCATGCCGCCGGAAGACGGCCGCTACCGCCGCTTCAAGCCGGTCCAGGCCAACTGGTCCGACGAGCTGCTGTATCTGCTGGACGGCCTGTCCATCCATGACGTGATGCTGCTGCCCATCGAACGGGTGCGCGCCTTCTTCGACAAGCTGCGCTACCACGGCGTGCTCGACGCCGCCACCGACCTGCTGCTGACGGAGGTGCGCGCGCGCCTGAAATTCCTCTGCGACGTCGGCCTGGGCTACCTGACGCTGGACCGCCAGAGCCGCACGCTGTCCGGCGGCGAGGTCCAACGGATCAATCTCACCACCGCGCTGGGCACCTCACTGGTCAATACGCTGTTCGTCCTGGACGAACCGTCCATCGGCCTGCACCCGCGCGACATGCATCGCGTGGTGGAAGTCATGCACCGGCTGCGCGACGCCGGCAATACCCTCGTCGTCGTCGAACACGACCCGCAGGTCATGGTGGCGGCCGACCGCATCATCGACATCGGCCCCGGCCCCGGCGAGCGCGGCGGCAGCATCGTCTTCGACGGCACGCCGGCGCAACTGCGCGCCGCGCCGACGCTGACCGGCGACTATCTCGGCGGCCGCCTGCGCGTGGAAGCGCCGCGCCCCATGCCGGTGGCGGCCAACACGCCGCGCCTGCTGCTGGAAGGCGTCAACGCGCACAACCTGAAGAACGTCTCGGTGGAAATCCCGCTGGGCCGCCTGGTGTGCGTGACGGGCGTGTCCGGCTCCGGCAAATCGACCCTGGTGCAGGACGTGCTGTATCCCGCCCTGCTCAAGCTCAAGGGCAAGCCGTCGGAAGCGCCGGGCGCTTTCGGGCGCTTGCTGGGCGCCGAGCAGATCGCCGACGTGGTGCTGGTGGACCAGACGCCCATCGGCAAGACCGCGCGTTCCAATCCGGCCAGCTACGTCGGCGCCTTCGACGCCATCCGCAAGCTGTTCGCCCAGGCGCCGCTGTCGAAGGAGCGCGCCTATACGGCGGGCACCTTCAGCTTCAACAGCGGCGACGGCCGCTGCCCGGTCTGCGGCGGCACCGGCTTCGAGCACGTCGAAATGCAGTTCCTGTCCGACGTCTACCTGCGTTGCCCGGACTGCGACGGCAAGCGCTTCCGAGCGGAAGTGCTGCAGGTCCGCGTCGAGCACCTGGGCAAGAGCGCGTCCATCGACGAAGTGCTGGAAATGACGGTGAGCGAGGCCCTGGAATTCTTCAAGGGACTGCGCGACGTCCAGACCGGCCTGGCGCCGCTGGCCGACGTGGGCCTGGAATACGTGCGCCTGGGGCAGCCGGTGCCCACGCTGTCGGGCGGCGAAGCGCAGCGCCTGAAGCTGGCCGGCCACCTGGCCGAAGCCGCCCGCAGCGGCATCTCCACCGCCAAGGTCGCCAAGAAGGGCAGCCTGTTCCTGTTCGACGAACCGACCACCGGCCTGCACTTCGACGACGTCGCGCGCCTGATGCGCGCCTTCCGCAAGCTGCTGGCGGCGGGCCACACGCTGCTGGTCATCGAGCACAACCTGGACGTGATCCGCGCCGCCGACTGGCTGCTGGACCTGGGCCCCGAAGGCGGCGACGCCGGCGGCCTGCTGGTGGGCGCCGGCACGCCCCGCGACCTGATGGACAACCCCGCCTCGCACACGGGCGCCGCCCTGCGCGACTACGAACAGGCCGTGCTGCCGGCGGAAGCGACGCCCGTGCGCGCCGCGGCGGCGGACGCGGCCGCCGAACTGGCGGTGGAGGAACCCGCCGTGGCCTACGCGAACGGCAACGGCAACGGCAATGGCAACGGCGACGGCATGCCCCTGCAGGCCGCCCTGCGCCGCCAGGCGCCGATGTCCATCGAGATCCGCAACGCGCGCGAGCACAACCTGAAGAACGTCAGCGTGGAAATCCCGCGCGACAAGTTCACCGTGATCACCGGCGTGTCGGGCTCCGGCAAATCGACCCTGGCCTTCGACATCCTGTTCAACGAAGGCCAGCGGCGCTACCTGGAATCGCTCAACGCCTACGCCCGCGCCATCGTGCAGCCGGCCGGCAAGCCCGACGTCGACGCCATTTTCGGCATTCCGCCGACGGTGGCCATCGCCCAGCGCACCAGCCGCGGCGGCCTGAAGTCCACCGTCGCCACCATGACGGAAATCCATCACTTCCTGCGGCTGCTGTACGTCAAGCTGGGCGTGCAGTATTCGCCGGACTACAACGTGCCCGTCCAGCCGCAGACGCCCGACCAGATCGTCGCCCGCATCCTGCGCGAGCGCGCCGGCCAGCGCATCGGCGTCCTGGCGCCCCTGGTGACCGCGCGCAAGGGCTACTACACCGACCTCGCCAAATGGGCGGGCGGCAAGGGCCATACGCATCTGCGGGTGGACGGCGTCTTCACGCCGGTCAGCCCGTGGCCGCGCCTGGACCGCTACAAGGAACACACCATCGAACTGCCGGTGGCCGACGTGCTGGTCGATCCCGCCAACGAGGCGCCCCTGCGCGAGGCCGTGCGCAGCGCGCTGGACTACGGCCAGGGCGCGCTCAGCGTGCTATGGCCCCTGGACGCCCTGCGCGACGATCCCCAGGCGACGCTGGAACAGGCGCACTTCTCCACCAAGCGCACCTGCCCGATCAGCGGCGTCAGCTTTCCCGAGCTGGACCCGCGCATGTTCTCCTACAACTCCAAGCACGGCTGGTGCCCGACCTGCTTCGGCGCGGGCGTGGTCATGCCCGAGTTCGACGAAGAGCAGACCGGCGAGGAAGCGGGCTGGAGCGAACGCTATGCCGGCGAAGCCGTGGTCTGCCCCACCTGCCACGGCCAGCGCCTGAACCGCGTGGCCCTGCACGTGCGCTGGCGCGACCGCTCCATCGCCGAGCTGGCCGCCATGTCGGTGAACGAGGCCCACACCTTCTTCACCGGCCTGGTGGTGCGCGGCCGCGAAGCGGAAATCGCGCGCGACATCCTCGCCGAAATCCGCAGCCGCCTGAACTTCATGAAGGAAGTCGGCCTCGATTACCTGGCGCTGGACCGGGCCGCGCCCACGCTGTCCGGCGGCGAGGCGCAACGCATCCGCCTGGCCGCGCAACTGGGGTCCAACATGCAGGGCGTGTGCTACATCCTGGACGAGCCCACCATCGGCCTGCATCCGCGCGACAACCGCATCCTGCTGGACGCGCTGGGCCGCCTGGAAGGCAACGGCAACACGCTGGTGGTGGTCGAGCATGACGACGACACCATCCGGCGCGCCGCCCACATCATCGACATCGGCCCCGGCGCCGGCGTGCGCGGCGGCCAGGTCGTCGCGCAGGGCACGGCGGACGACCTGATGAAGAACGAGCGCTCCGTGACCGGCCGCTACCTGGCGCAGCCGCTGCGCCATCCGCTGCAGGAACGCCGCGCCGTCGGCAAGGACACCGCCTTCGTGGAGGTGCGCAACGCCCATCTGCACAACCTGCGCAACGTCAACGCGCGCTTTCCCATCGGCCGCCTGAGCGTGGTCACCGGCGTGTCCGGTTCGGGCAAGTCGACGCTGGCGCGCGAAGTGCTGCTGGACAACCTGCTGCAGGCGGTCTCGCAGGGCGCCGCGCCCAAATGGAACGGCTGCACCGGCATCAACGGCTGGGAAGCGCTGGACCGCGTCCTCGAAGTGGACCAGACGCCCATCGGCAAGACGCCGCGTTCCTGCCCCGGCACCTACATCGGCTTCTGGGACGACGTGCGCAAGCAGTTCGCCGAAACGAAGGAAGCGCGCATGCGCGGCTGGACGGCGGCGCGCTTCTCCTTCAACACCGGCGACGGCCGCTGCCCGATCTGCGAAGGCCAGGGCATGCGCACCATCGAAATGAACTTCCTGCCGGACGTGAAGGTGCCCTGCGACGCCTGCAACGGCGCGCGCTTCAACGCCGACACCCTGTCGGTGCAGATGCGCGGCAAGCATGCCGGCGAAGTCCTGTCCATGGAGGTCGACGACGCGCTGGAGTATTTCGCCGCCCATCCCAAGGTGCGCCGGCCCCTGCAACTGATGCAGGACGTCGGCCTGGGCTACCTGACGCTGGGCCAGCCCTCGCCCACCCTGTCCGGCGGCGAGGCGCAGCGCATCAAGCTGGTGGCCGAGCTGTCCAAGGCCCGCCTGACCGACGGCGTCATCACCACCGGCCGCGCCTCGCGCATCCCGCACACGCTGTACGTGCTGGACGAGCCGACCGTGGGGCTGTCCATGGCCGACGTCGAGAAGCTGATCCACGTGCTGCACCGGCTGGTCGAGGCCGGCAACACCGTGGTGGTCATCGAGCACAACCTGGACGTGATCGCCGAAGCCGACTGGCTGCTCGACATGGGCCCGGAAGGCGGCAGCGGCGGCGGCCAACTGGTGGCCCAGGGCACGCCGGAGGACGTCATGGCCTTGCGCGACAAATCGCATACGGGCCAGGTGCTGGCGGAGTTCCTGCGACAATAG
- a CDS encoding LysR family transcriptional regulator codes for MDAANVQLNDIALFVEVARRKSFSLAARALDMPTSTLSRRISELEKAVGMRLLNRNTRRLDLSDAGQVYFDRCQSLVDEARLAHEQLLSISSQPQGKLIVSMPDSLALLLLSDSLQEFTDLYPELECELDLSLRAADPHAAPFDVMLRLGEPSMQNDGMEVRELLSMTRYLYASDEYVAQRGEPRTPADLREHECLRGFASEAASTWLLTRGDTQERVVVDGRVTANNMGLLSDFVSLGMGIAPLPAYAATQGRMARDHSLRRVLPEWRAAPLPLYAVFPSRILPAKTRAFMDFIVPRLEAANGEATEQA; via the coding sequence ATGGACGCCGCCAACGTTCAACTGAACGACATTGCCCTGTTCGTCGAAGTCGCCCGGCGCAAGAGCTTCAGCCTCGCCGCGCGCGCGCTCGACATGCCCACCTCGACGCTGTCGCGCCGCATCAGCGAACTGGAAAAGGCCGTGGGCATGCGCCTGCTCAATCGCAACACGCGCCGGCTGGACCTGAGCGACGCGGGGCAGGTGTATTTCGATCGCTGCCAGAGCCTGGTGGACGAAGCCCGCCTGGCCCATGAGCAGTTGCTGTCCATCTCCAGCCAGCCGCAGGGCAAGCTCATCGTCAGCATGCCGGACAGCCTGGCCTTGCTGCTGCTTTCGGATTCGCTGCAGGAGTTCACCGACCTGTATCCCGAACTGGAATGCGAGCTGGACCTCAGCCTGCGCGCCGCCGATCCGCACGCCGCGCCGTTCGACGTGATGCTGCGGCTGGGCGAGCCCAGCATGCAGAACGACGGCATGGAGGTGCGCGAGCTGTTGTCGATGACGCGCTACCTCTATGCCTCCGACGAATACGTGGCGCAGCGGGGCGAACCCCGCACGCCGGCCGACCTGCGCGAGCACGAATGCCTGCGCGGCTTCGCCAGCGAAGCCGCCTCGACCTGGCTGCTCACGCGCGGCGACACGCAGGAACGCGTGGTCGTCGATGGCCGCGTCACGGCCAACAACATGGGCTTGCTGAGCGACTTCGTCAGCCTGGGCATGGGCATCGCCCCCCTGCCCGCCTATGCCGCCACCCAGGGCCGCATGGCGCGCGACCATTCCCTGCGCCGCGTCCTGCCCGAATGGCGGGCCGCCCCCCTGCCCCTCTACGCCGTCTTCCCCTCGCGCATCCTGCCCGCCAAAACCCGCGCCTTCATGGACTTCATCGTCCCGCGCCTCGAAGCCGCCAACGGCGAGGCGACGGAACAGGCCTGA
- the pabB gene encoding aminodeoxychorismate synthase component I, whose product MYCRFEDRLAGRALELVGFRRRIEARAPRELPDALAAIETARRDGHWVALMLDFELGEWLLPEVVRAPGGHAGERSGRSAIGRAAQRCGGAGAGVQAGGAGAANAANAPGIAETSAGDTGAAGTGTDPGSPSPRLRPRLRALVFDGVVHGQPWPVPADAGSRILEARPRTAHADYLAQVEAIRDGIGRGEYYQVNYTQPLDLRVQGDPRELYARIAAANPAAHAAYIEDGTQTILSFSPELFVARQGATLTMRPMKGTAPRDPDPERDEALGRELHASAKNRAENLMIVDLLRNDLGRLAEPGSVKVDALFTLERYPTIWTLTSTVSARAPYATLGEVLAALFPCGSVTGAPKIAAMRQIRRAETSPRGLYCGSTGWLAPDGDFSLNVAIRTLVLDADGHGVYGAGGGIVFDSDAEAEWQECLWKARILAH is encoded by the coding sequence ATGTATTGCCGTTTTGAAGACCGCCTGGCTGGCCGGGCACTGGAACTGGTGGGTTTCCGCCGGCGCATCGAAGCCCGTGCGCCGCGGGAACTGCCGGACGCGCTGGCGGCCATCGAGACCGCCCGGCGGGACGGCCATTGGGTCGCCCTGATGCTGGACTTCGAGCTGGGCGAATGGCTGCTGCCCGAGGTCGTCCGCGCGCCCGGCGGCCATGCCGGCGAGCGCAGCGGCCGCAGCGCCATCGGCCGGGCCGCGCAACGCTGCGGCGGCGCCGGGGCCGGCGTGCAGGCCGGGGGAGCGGGCGCGGCTAACGCTGCAAACGCGCCAGGCATCGCGGAGACAAGCGCCGGCGACACAGGCGCCGCGGGAACCGGGACGGACCCGGGATCACCCTCCCCGCGGCTGCGGCCGCGCCTGCGCGCGCTGGTCTTCGACGGGGTCGTGCACGGCCAGCCCTGGCCGGTGCCGGCCGACGCCGGCAGCCGCATCCTGGAAGCCCGGCCACGCACCGCGCACGCGGACTACCTGGCCCAGGTCGAGGCCATCCGCGACGGCATCGGGCGGGGCGAGTACTACCAGGTCAACTACACCCAGCCGCTGGACCTGCGCGTGCAGGGCGACCCGCGCGAACTGTACGCGCGCATCGCGGCCGCCAATCCGGCCGCGCACGCCGCCTACATCGAGGACGGCACCCAGACCATCCTGTCCTTTTCCCCCGAATTGTTCGTGGCCCGCCAGGGCGCCACGCTGACCATGCGGCCGATGAAGGGCACGGCGCCGCGCGACCCGGACCCGGAACGGGACGAGGCCCTGGGCCGCGAACTGCACGCCAGCGCCAAGAACCGCGCCGAGAACCTGATGATCGTCGACCTGCTGCGCAACGACCTCGGCCGCCTGGCCGAGCCGGGCTCGGTGAAGGTGGACGCCCTGTTCACGCTGGAACGCTACCCCACCATCTGGACCCTGACCTCGACCGTCAGCGCGCGGGCCCCGTACGCCACCTTGGGCGAGGTGCTGGCCGCGCTGTTTCCCTGCGGATCGGTGACCGGCGCGCCCAAGATCGCCGCCATGCGCCAGATCCGCCGCGCGGAAACGTCGCCGCGCGGGCTATATTGCGGCAGCACCGGCTGGCTGGCGCCCGACGGCGATTTCTCGCTGAACGTGGCCATCCGCACGCTGGTGCTGGACGCGGACGGCCATGGCGTCTATGGCGCGGGCGGCGGCATCGTTTTCGATTCCGACGCCGAGGCCGAGTGGCAGGAATGCTTGTGGAAGGCGCGCATCCTGGCGCATTGA
- a CDS encoding branched-chain amino acid ABC transporter ATP-binding protein/permease, translated as MTPCPPPVCPTGSAKPAVPPRYLLFALLALLAVAPALLPARYVLLLDHIGLAALVALGVVLLTGIGGLVSLAQAAFVGVGAYATALLTAQAGALPEGWAWLGGSPWLALAAGLLLTLALAALLGALTVRLPGPYLAVCSVAWGLALHYAFGAVAGERGIDGIPPIQVAGVALDTANRMYYLIWPVLLLGLWAQRNLLDSRQGRAMRALRGGCAMAESMGVNSRRLRFAILLIAAAQACMAGWLYAHLQRHVDPAPFGLRMGIEYVFMTIVGGVAHVWGALLGAGIFTAAGQWLRELLPGLAQPPAGDGASGIYGEYGGYGGIEAILLGLVAIGMLLRAREGLWPMLARRLPLDREDGKVNMAAEPLPRRPLPPRGDVILEVSRVTRRFGGLEANRDVSLAAEAGSIVALIGPNGAGKSTLLDLLSGVDTPTSGAILFMGDPVAGRGARHLAALGLSRSFQQVHLLPGRSVLDNAAIGAHLRGTHGLAACAVHADRREEARLLAETTRQLERVGLGDCLHQPAAALPPGRRRLLEIARALAADPSLLLLDEPATGLRTAERQELAVLLRKLRDGGMTILLAEHDRDFVMTLADQVLVMDAGAITARGTPAEIMRHPALLAAYVGNVP; from the coding sequence ATGACGCCTTGCCCGCCGCCTGTCTGCCCCACCGGCTCCGCCAAGCCGGCGGTGCCGCCGCGCTATCTGCTGTTCGCCCTGCTGGCGCTGCTGGCCGTCGCGCCCGCGCTTCTGCCCGCCCGCTACGTGCTGCTGCTGGATCACATCGGATTGGCCGCGCTGGTGGCGCTGGGCGTGGTCCTGCTTACCGGCATCGGCGGCCTGGTCAGCCTGGCGCAGGCCGCGTTCGTCGGCGTGGGCGCCTACGCCACCGCCCTGCTCACAGCGCAGGCGGGCGCGCTGCCGGAAGGATGGGCCTGGCTGGGGGGATCGCCCTGGCTGGCGCTGGCGGCCGGACTGCTGCTGACGCTGGCGCTGGCCGCCTTGCTGGGCGCGCTGACCGTGCGCCTGCCCGGCCCCTACCTCGCCGTATGCAGCGTCGCCTGGGGGCTGGCGCTGCACTACGCCTTCGGCGCCGTGGCGGGCGAGCGCGGCATCGACGGCATCCCGCCCATCCAGGTCGCCGGCGTGGCCCTGGACACGGCGAACCGCATGTACTACCTGATCTGGCCGGTGCTGCTGCTGGGCCTGTGGGCCCAGCGCAACCTGCTCGACTCCCGCCAGGGCCGCGCCATGCGCGCCTTGCGCGGCGGCTGCGCGATGGCGGAATCGATGGGCGTGAACAGCCGCCGGCTGCGTTTCGCCATCCTGCTCATCGCCGCCGCGCAGGCCTGCATGGCGGGCTGGCTCTACGCCCACCTGCAGCGCCACGTCGACCCCGCGCCGTTCGGCCTGCGCATGGGCATCGAGTACGTCTTCATGACCATCGTCGGCGGCGTCGCGCATGTGTGGGGCGCGCTGCTGGGCGCGGGCATCTTCACCGCGGCCGGACAATGGCTGCGCGAGCTGCTGCCCGGCCTGGCGCAGCCGCCCGCGGGCGACGGCGCCTCCGGCATATACGGCGAATACGGCGGCTATGGCGGCATCGAAGCGATCCTGCTCGGCCTGGTCGCGATAGGGATGCTGCTGCGCGCGCGCGAGGGCTTGTGGCCCATGCTGGCGCGCCGCCTGCCGCTGGACCGCGAGGACGGCAAGGTCAACATGGCGGCCGAGCCGCTGCCGCGCCGGCCCCTGCCGCCGCGCGGCGACGTCATCCTGGAGGTGTCGCGGGTGACGCGCCGCTTCGGCGGGCTGGAAGCCAACCGCGACGTCAGCCTGGCCGCCGAAGCCGGCAGCATCGTGGCGCTGATCGGTCCCAACGGCGCCGGCAAGAGCACCCTGCTCGACCTGCTGTCCGGCGTCGACACGCCCACCTCCGGCGCGATCCTGTTCATGGGCGACCCGGTGGCGGGCCGCGGCGCGCGCCACCTCGCCGCGCTGGGCCTGAGCCGCAGCTTCCAGCAGGTCCATCTGCTGCCCGGGCGCAGCGTGCTGGACAACGCGGCCATCGGCGCGCACCTGCGCGGCACGCACGGCCTCGCCGCCTGCGCGGTGCATGCCGACCGGCGCGAGGAGGCGCGCCTGCTGGCCGAGACCACCCGCCAACTGGAGCGGGTCGGGCTGGGGGACTGCCTGCACCAGCCGGCCGCCGCCTTGCCGCCCGGCCGCCGGCGCCTGCTCGAGATCGCGCGCGCCCTCGCGGCCGATCCCTCCCTGTTGCTGCTGGACGAACCGGCGACCGGCCTGCGGACCGCGGAAAGACAGGAGCTGGCCGTACTGCTGCGCAAGCTGCGCGACGGCGGCATGACCATCCTGCTGGCCGAGCATGACCGGGATTTCGTCATGACGCTGGCCGACCAGGTGCTGGTCATGGACGCCGGCGCCATCACCGCGCGCGGCACGCCCGCGGAAATAATGCGGCATCCGGCCTTGCTGGCGGCCTACGTCGGCAACGTGCCATAG
- a CDS encoding ABC transporter substrate-binding protein, with protein sequence MLLKTVGALLAATLLAAGAAHAQMKVGVITSSTGPTAMVGIPQKNTVPLLPPRLGGLTVDYIVLDDASDPAQSVAAVHKLIDEQHVDAIIGPPGTPNTLAMIPFVAEAGVPLLAPVGSAAVVQPMDAQKKWVFKTTQNDDIIAQALVGHMAANGVKTVGFIGLGDAYGENWYKVFSALAADHGLRIVARERYQRNDSSVIGQALKILAARPDAVLVAATGAAAVLPQVTLADKGYKGRFYQTHGAALPDFLKLGGKRVEGTVLAASLMLVLPEMPDTHPSKPVAQGYIDAYEQRYHAMPATFGANVYDAGLLLQRATPQAERAGQPGTPAFRAALRDALEQTHDLVGTQGVYDMTPQDHSGFDARGRELIEVRDGAWKRLP encoded by the coding sequence ATGCTGTTGAAAACCGTCGGCGCGCTGTTGGCCGCCACCCTGCTGGCGGCTGGCGCCGCCCACGCCCAGATGAAAGTGGGCGTGATCACGTCGTCCACCGGCCCCACGGCCATGGTCGGCATCCCGCAGAAAAATACCGTGCCGCTGCTGCCGCCCAGGCTGGGCGGCCTGACGGTGGACTACATCGTCCTGGACGACGCCAGCGATCCCGCGCAATCGGTCGCGGCCGTGCACAAGCTGATCGACGAGCAGCACGTCGACGCCATCATCGGCCCGCCCGGCACGCCCAATACCCTGGCGATGATTCCCTTCGTCGCGGAGGCCGGCGTGCCCCTGCTGGCGCCCGTGGGTTCGGCCGCCGTGGTGCAGCCCATGGACGCGCAGAAGAAATGGGTCTTCAAGACCACGCAGAACGACGACATCATCGCCCAGGCCCTGGTCGGGCACATGGCCGCCAACGGCGTGAAGACGGTGGGCTTCATCGGCCTGGGCGACGCCTATGGCGAGAACTGGTACAAGGTGTTCAGCGCGCTCGCCGCCGATCACGGACTGCGCATCGTGGCGCGGGAACGCTATCAGCGCAACGACAGTTCGGTCATCGGCCAGGCCCTGAAAATCCTGGCGGCGCGGCCTGACGCCGTCCTCGTGGCGGCGACCGGCGCGGCCGCCGTGCTGCCCCAGGTCACGCTGGCCGACAAAGGCTACAAGGGACGTTTCTACCAGACGCACGGCGCCGCCCTGCCGGACTTCCTCAAGCTGGGCGGCAAGAGGGTGGAGGGCACCGTGCTGGCCGCCAGCCTGATGCTGGTGCTGCCGGAGATGCCGGACACGCATCCTTCCAAGCCCGTCGCGCAAGGCTACATCGACGCCTACGAGCAGCGCTACCATGCCATGCCCGCCACCTTCGGCGCCAATGTCTACGATGCGGGCCTGCTGCTGCAACGCGCGACGCCGCAAGCCGAGCGCGCGGGCCAGCCGGGAACGCCGGCATTCCGCGCCGCGCTGCGCGATGCCCTGGAACAAACCCACGACCTGGTCGGTACGCAGGGCGTGTACGACATGACGCCGCAGGATCACAGTGGATTCGACGCCCGCGGGCGCGAGCTCATCGAGGTCCGCGACGGCGCCTGGAAACGGCTGCCCTGA